The Triticum aestivum cultivar Chinese Spring chromosome 3A, IWGSC CS RefSeq v2.1, whole genome shotgun sequence genome includes a region encoding these proteins:
- the LOC123060994 gene encoding uncharacterized protein has protein sequence MASPRHRSFPLRLLILFPVSLCILLLRRRSSYAAPPLIPARPAPDPHRFSLLIKLLAYDRPAPLLRCLRSLAAADYDGDRVALHVLLDHLPPNSSAPLLAASHEILTAVDAFPWPHGEKRIHYRAANVGLQAQWIEAWWPGSDDEFAFVVEDDLEVSPLYYRFLKRVVMRYYYDRENYSPYVFGASLQRPRFVAGKHGNKIQLDSETRLFLYQMVGTWGQLLFPKPWKEFRLWYDEQKAKGIKPILQGMKTTGWYRKMGERIWTPWFIKFIHSRGYFNIYTNFLKERALSISHRDAGVNYGRSVGPDSTLLDGNNLDFNVWQLQPLKKLKWYDFCFAEILPGRFVRKFSELGSVLKSVQLGNNVVLISLYSVEQRIVRNLICHLEKTGMENYIFLGDNSEFLDDLAHRGHAVIDAIELLQGIKMSGYMNSDGFVKEILAKAYVIQHCLNLGYNLWVLNGNMISLGSKLVEPSNQSVDIFTADPVDLIFIRSSQGSKKTWNEHIISRVADGGFASVKHVSFVHILTRVLENNGGGVRLGKLNEEIMTMELGPNMSNRSLSEGQSKMLFWSDSVPSDSVQRQLGNVNLWLIDSDSSCSAVVCNQKQK, from the exons ATGGCGTCGCCTCGCCACCGCTCCTTCCCGCTCCGCCTCCTCATCCTCTTCCCCGTCTCACTATgtatcctcctcctccgccgccgctcctcctACGCCGCACCTCCGCTCATACCCGCGCGCCCGGCTCCGGATCCTCACCGGTTCTCCCTCCTCATCAAACTCCTGGCCTACGATcgccccgcccctctgctccgcTGCCTCCGTTCCCTCGCGGCTGCCGACTACGATGGCGACCGCGTCGCACTGCACGTCCTCCTCGACCACCTCCCGCCCAACTCGTCCGCCCCACTCCTTGCAGCGTCCCACGAGATCCTCACCGCCGTCGACGCCTTCCCCTGGCCGCACGGGGAGAAGCGCATCCACTACCGAGCGGCTAATGTGGGGCTCCAGGCGCAGTGGATCGAGGCGTGGTGGCCTGGCTCGGACGACGAGTTTGCCTTCGTCGTTGAGGACGACCTCGAGGTCTCACCGCTCTACTACAGGTTCCTAAAGCGGGTGGTCATGAGGTACTACTACGACAGGGAGAACTACAGTCCCTACGTCTTCGGCGCGTCACTGCAGCGCCCCCGGTTTGTCGCAG GTAAACATGGAAACAAGATACAGCTGGACAGTGAAACTAGACTATTCTTGTACCAGATGGTTGGTACATGGGGCCAACTTCTCTTTCCCAAACCATGGAAAGAATTTCGATTATGGTATGATGAACAGAAAGCCAAAGGAATCAAACCTATTCTTCAAGGCATG AAAACTACAGGATGGTACAGAAAGATGGGCGAGAGAATATGGACTCCTTGGTTCATTAAATTTATCCACTCACGTGGATACTTCAACATCTACACAAACTTCTTGAAGGAAAGGGCCCTCAGCATCTCTCATAGGGATGCAGGTGTGAACTATGGAAGAAGTGTTGGACCAGATTCTACATTGTTAGATGGGAATAATCTCGATTTCAACGTATGGCAATTGCAGCCTCTAAAGAAGCTAAAATGGTATGATTTCTGCTTTGCTGAAATTCTTCCAGGAAGGTTTGTTAGGAAATTTAGTGAACTTGGTTCTGTGCTCAAGTCCGTGCAATTAGGAAACAATGTTGTACTCATAAGTTTGTATTCAGTGGAACAGAGGATTGTGAGGAACCTTATTTGCCATCTTGAGAAGACGGGCATGGAAAATTACATCTTCCTTGGTGACAATTCAGAGTTTCTGGATGACCTTGCTCATAGAGGACATGCCGTCATTGATGCTATTGAGTTGCTGCAGGGGATCAAAATGAGTGGTTATATGAATTCTGATGGTTTTGTTAAGGAAATACTAGCTAAAGCTTACGTGATACAACATTGCTTGAACCTGGGTTACAACCTATGGGTACTAAATGGTAATATGATTTCACTTGGCAGTAAGTTGGTTGAGCCATCAAATCAATCAGTTGACATTTTTACTGCAGACCCTGTGGATTTGATATTTATAAGAAGCTCACAAGGCTCTAAAAAAACATGGAATGAGCATATTATATCGAGAGTAGCAGATGGTGGATTTGCTTCTGTGAAACATGTGAGTTTTGTTCATATACTTACCAGAGTGTTGGAAAACAATGGTGGTGGTGTGAGGCTGGGGAAACTGAATGAGGAGATAATGACTATGGAATTAGGGCCTAACATGTCGAATAGATCACTGTCGGAGGGTCAGAGTAAAATGCTTTTCTGGTCTGACAGTGTGCCTTCAGATTCGGTACAAAGGCAACTCGGAAATGTGAATTTGTGGTTAATTGACTCAGATTCATCTTGTAGTGCTGTTGTTTGTAACCAAAAGCAGAAGTAG